A genomic window from Sporosarcina sp. Marseille-Q4063 includes:
- a CDS encoding enoyl-CoA hydratase-related protein: MFETIRYDVTAGVAWVYLNRPDKLNAFIAQMNREIKDAVKKSSFDDEVRCIVITGEGRAFCSGQDLSEVDENMDHGKVLRDHYGPMIKQIRNCEKPIIAAVNGVAAGAGFSLALACDFRLISEKASFINAFIHVGLIPDSGNLYFLSQLVGLAKAAELSILGEKVSADDAVAMGLATRKIPMDTWDEDVTEFATRLAAMPTKAIGIIKRSLKATSSLSFDDYLEQEAQGQRLAGLTNDHREGVSAFIEKRKPVYSGQ, from the coding sequence ATGTTTGAGACAATTCGTTATGACGTAACTGCTGGAGTCGCTTGGGTTTATTTAAATCGACCAGATAAGCTGAATGCTTTCATAGCGCAAATGAATCGAGAAATTAAAGATGCAGTTAAAAAATCTTCTTTTGACGATGAAGTTCGTTGCATTGTCATTACTGGAGAAGGACGCGCATTTTGTTCGGGTCAGGATTTATCGGAAGTCGACGAAAATATGGACCATGGGAAAGTGCTTAGAGATCATTACGGGCCGATGATCAAACAAATTCGCAACTGTGAAAAACCAATCATTGCTGCAGTCAACGGAGTAGCCGCCGGCGCTGGATTTAGTTTAGCGCTTGCTTGTGATTTTCGTTTAATTTCGGAAAAAGCTAGTTTCATTAATGCTTTCATCCATGTGGGACTCATTCCGGATTCGGGAAATCTTTACTTCTTATCACAGTTGGTGGGTCTTGCTAAAGCTGCAGAACTATCAATATTAGGCGAAAAAGTATCAGCTGATGATGCAGTGGCAATGGGATTGGCGACTCGAAAAATACCAATGGATACATGGGATGAAGATGTAACTGAATTTGCCACCCGCCTTGCCGCTATGCCGACGAAAGCAATTGGAATCATTAAACGATCCCTAAAAGCAACGTCATCACTTTCTTTTGACGATTACTTGGAGCAAGAAGCGCAAGGGCAACGGCTAGCCGGTCTGACAAATGACCACCGAGAAGGCGTTAGCGCATTTATAGAAAAAAGAAAGCCTGTGTATTCAGGACAATAG
- a CDS encoding aldehyde dehydrogenase: MTKTQEQTIEQEPMKRDYYKLFINGEQVDSVNGERTKIYNPATGKLIAEVAKATKEDAEKAVKAARNAFDHGKWKLTPPGRRARVLNKIAEIMGSRFKELVELEILNTGKSLAAAKGQIAQAIEDFEFYAGAIVGHGGTVNNVPGQFHNYTEKEPVGVCAQIIPWNYPLMMAAWKIAPAIAAGCSVVLKPASLTPLTAIVLGEICHEAGVPEGVVNVIPGSGSEIGNYLVEHDLVNKVAFTGSTPIGKDIMGKASATLKRVTLELGGKSPNLVFEDADIHAAVDGSLYGIYNNTGQSCDARSRMYIHEDVYDEFIEKFIAKTEKIQIGDPFDKGTHMGAIIDQTQLDTIKEYVQSAIDEGAEILTGGKVLKPEGFEDGFWYAPTVIGNVTQEMKVVQEEIFGPVVVVSKFANEKEAIKLANDSDYGLASSIWSTNGARATRVANQIQAGIVMINCPFSAFPGTPFGGYKQSGFGRELSKETLDLYSETKSIMSYFGSRPINPFGIE, translated from the coding sequence ATGACAAAAACTCAGGAACAAACAATTGAACAAGAGCCGATGAAGCGTGATTACTATAAACTTTTTATAAACGGTGAACAAGTTGACAGCGTAAATGGCGAGCGAACAAAAATCTATAATCCCGCAACAGGTAAATTGATTGCAGAGGTAGCCAAAGCGACAAAAGAAGATGCGGAAAAAGCAGTTAAAGCCGCGAGAAATGCATTTGATCATGGAAAGTGGAAACTAACGCCTCCTGGTCGACGCGCGCGCGTATTAAATAAAATAGCAGAAATTATGGGGAGTCGCTTTAAAGAACTTGTCGAACTTGAAATTTTAAATACGGGTAAGTCGTTAGCTGCTGCGAAAGGACAAATTGCACAAGCGATTGAAGATTTCGAGTTTTATGCGGGCGCTATTGTAGGGCACGGGGGAACTGTCAATAATGTTCCAGGTCAATTTCATAATTACACAGAAAAAGAACCGGTTGGCGTATGTGCACAAATAATTCCATGGAACTATCCATTAATGATGGCGGCCTGGAAAATTGCTCCGGCAATTGCAGCGGGTTGTTCAGTCGTGCTGAAGCCAGCATCCTTGACGCCATTGACTGCAATTGTTCTCGGCGAAATTTGTCATGAAGCGGGTGTCCCAGAAGGTGTCGTTAACGTTATTCCTGGGTCCGGTTCTGAAATTGGCAATTATTTAGTAGAACACGATCTTGTGAACAAAGTTGCCTTTACGGGTTCAACGCCAATCGGAAAAGATATTATGGGGAAAGCTTCCGCAACATTAAAGCGCGTAACGCTCGAGCTTGGAGGGAAGTCTCCAAATCTAGTGTTTGAAGATGCTGACATCCATGCAGCTGTTGATGGCTCCCTTTACGGCATCTATAACAATACGGGGCAGTCATGCGACGCTCGTTCGCGAATGTATATCCATGAAGACGTGTATGATGAGTTTATCGAAAAGTTCATTGCCAAGACAGAAAAGATTCAAATCGGTGATCCTTTTGACAAAGGAACGCATATGGGGGCAATCATCGATCAAACGCAGTTGGATACGATAAAAGAATATGTTCAATCCGCAATCGATGAAGGCGCAGAAATACTGACTGGCGGAAAAGTATTAAAACCAGAAGGCTTTGAGGACGGTTTTTGGTATGCGCCGACAGTAATCGGTAATGTCACGCAGGAGATGAAGGTTGTTCAGGAAGAAATATTTGGACCCGTTGTCGTCGTTTCAAAATTCGCAAACGAAAAAGAAGCCATCAAGTTAGCCAATGACTCTGATTACGGTCTCGCTTCCTCGATTTGGTCGACAAACGGTGCTCGTGCGACCCGCGTTGCCAATCAAATCCAGGCGGGAATCGTCATGATTAACTGTCCATTTTCCGCATTCCCAGGGACGCCGTTCGGTGGTTATAAACAATCCGGATTCGGTCGAGAGCTTTCAAAAGAAACACTGGATCTTTATTCTGAAACGAAGAGTATTATGTCGTATTTTGGAAGTCGTCCGATAAATCCATTCGGAATTGAATAG
- the pdhA gene encoding pyruvate dehydrogenase (acetyl-transferring) E1 component subunit alpha: MEKHYPIKRIIDNEGFLIDSSFESQINEKLVKDFYYHMVRIRTFDRKAINLQRQGRLGTYAPFEGQEASQVGSSLALDSGDWIFPTYRDHGATLTFGADMVRTYLYWNGRVEGCVPPEGRNIFPPAVPIATQIPHAVGAAWAEKMKGTNHGAITYFGDGATSEGDFHEGLNFASVFKVPVVFFNQNNGYAISVPIDRQMNSATIAQKSVAYDMPGVRIDGNDCFAVYFETKKAFEHARSGNGPTLIEAVTWRTGAHTTADDPTKYRSEDEGKDFADPIDRLEMFMKNSGYWDENWASDTREKTDIEIEKAVEAMENYPTAEVEDLFNNVFENMPTQLIEQKDKYLAHLRRL; the protein is encoded by the coding sequence ATGGAAAAACATTATCCAATTAAAAGAATAATTGATAATGAAGGTTTTCTAATCGATTCATCCTTTGAAAGCCAGATAAACGAAAAGCTAGTAAAGGATTTTTATTATCATATGGTTCGAATTCGGACATTCGATAGAAAAGCGATTAACCTACAGCGTCAAGGTCGCCTGGGAACTTACGCGCCGTTTGAGGGACAAGAAGCCTCGCAAGTTGGTAGTAGTCTAGCGCTCGATTCAGGGGATTGGATATTTCCGACTTATCGGGATCACGGGGCGACATTAACGTTCGGTGCGGATATGGTAAGAACTTATTTGTATTGGAATGGACGTGTCGAAGGTTGTGTTCCACCAGAAGGAAGAAATATTTTTCCGCCGGCAGTACCGATTGCAACTCAAATCCCACATGCGGTTGGCGCGGCTTGGGCAGAAAAAATGAAAGGCACAAATCATGGTGCAATCACCTACTTCGGAGATGGTGCTACATCGGAAGGAGACTTCCATGAAGGTTTGAATTTTGCGAGCGTATTTAAAGTGCCTGTGGTCTTTTTCAATCAAAATAATGGTTATGCAATTTCGGTACCAATTGATCGGCAAATGAATTCAGCAACAATTGCGCAAAAGTCTGTTGCCTATGACATGCCCGGAGTTCGTATTGACGGAAATGATTGTTTTGCAGTTTATTTTGAAACCAAAAAGGCTTTTGAACATGCTAGAAGCGGCAATGGTCCCACTTTGATAGAGGCAGTTACTTGGCGGACCGGAGCTCATACGACAGCAGATGATCCAACGAAATATCGTTCTGAAGATGAGGGGAAAGATTTTGCAGACCCGATTGATCGCTTGGAAATGTTCATGAAAAATTCTGGCTATTGGGATGAAAACTGGGCTTCAGATACAAGAGAAAAGACGGATATTGAAATTGAAAAAGCGGTGGAAGCGATGGAAAATTATCCAACAGCCGAAGTGGAAGATCTTTTTAACAATGTTTTTGAGAACATGCCGACTCAACTCATTGAACAAAAAGACAAATATCTCGCACATTTGAGGAGGTTGTGA
- a CDS encoding 3-hydroxyacyl-CoA dehydrogenase: MINHIVVVGSGVMGKGIAYVGALVGYSVTMVDINEVALKNAKTDIDMMLEKGISYGKIANEDVENVQQNLNYEHDLTKAAGSADLIIEAVPENTLIKKQVFEMIEKYAPYHCYFATNTSTMSPTEIASFANRPEKTIAMHFFNPVHKMPLVEIVRGLETSEETVRIIKEVAEKMGKETVVINEFPGFITSRISALVGNEAFYMLQEGLGTPEEIDKAVKLGLNYPMGPFELADLVGLDTRLNNLKYLHEKLGEKYRPAPLLEQYVHAGRLGRKSGKGVYDYT, from the coding sequence ATGATTAACCATATTGTTGTTGTCGGTTCCGGAGTGATGGGAAAAGGTATAGCCTATGTCGGGGCACTTGTAGGGTACTCAGTGACTATGGTGGATATCAATGAAGTTGCACTAAAAAATGCGAAAACAGATATTGACATGATGTTAGAAAAAGGCATATCGTATGGAAAAATAGCAAATGAAGATGTCGAAAATGTTCAACAAAACTTGAATTATGAACATGATCTAACGAAAGCGGCAGGTTCGGCAGACCTTATTATTGAAGCTGTTCCAGAGAATACATTGATAAAAAAACAAGTGTTTGAAATGATTGAGAAATATGCGCCGTATCATTGTTATTTCGCAACAAATACATCGACGATGAGCCCTACGGAAATTGCTTCATTTGCTAACCGGCCAGAAAAAACTATTGCGATGCACTTTTTTAATCCTGTACATAAAATGCCATTGGTAGAGATTGTTCGAGGATTAGAAACGAGTGAAGAAACTGTGCGAATCATTAAAGAAGTTGCAGAAAAGATGGGGAAAGAAACAGTTGTCATCAATGAGTTTCCAGGTTTTATTACAAGTCGGATTAGCGCCCTTGTCGGCAATGAAGCATTTTACATGTTGCAAGAAGGACTCGGTACGCCTGAGGAAATTGACAAAGCCGTAAAATTAGGGCTCAATTATCCGATGGGGCCATTCGAACTCGCAGATTTAGTCGGACTGGACACTAGATTGAATAACTTGAAATACTTACATGAGAAGCTTGGTGAAAAGTATCGGCCAGCGCCTCTTCTCGAGCAATATGTTCATGCGGGCCGGTTGGGAAGAAAAAGCGGGAAAGGTGTTTATGATTATACTTAA
- a CDS encoding thioesterase family protein yields MKPGMEVGMAETLKIIVTKDMFAAFEGEVIHTVYSTVAMTYHMEWVSRKIILPFLESHEEGMGASVDVKHISPSLYGAELTLTATITELHANEVLTAIDVYNNFRLIGKGKVKQVILPKDTITKMFEAVST; encoded by the coding sequence ATGAAACCCGGTATGGAAGTTGGCATGGCAGAGACGTTGAAAATTATCGTTACAAAGGACATGTTTGCCGCATTTGAAGGTGAAGTGATACACACCGTCTATTCGACTGTTGCGATGACGTACCATATGGAATGGGTTTCACGGAAAATCATTCTTCCTTTTTTAGAAAGTCATGAAGAAGGAATGGGGGCGTCAGTGGATGTGAAACATATTTCGCCTTCATTATACGGCGCAGAGTTAACCTTGACAGCAACTATAACAGAGTTGCATGCCAATGAGGTTCTCACAGCAATAGACGTTTATAATAATTTCAGGTTAATCGGTAAGGGAAAAGTTAAACAGGTTATTTTGCCTAAAGATACAATCACTAAAATGTTTGAAGCTGTGTCGACATAA
- the paaX gene encoding phenylacetic acid degradation operon negative regulatory protein PaaX, with protein sequence MIFTIYGDYIRHYGNKIWIGSLIHLMKEFGHNEQSVRVAVSRIMKQGWLESEKVGNKSYYFLTPRGEARIEEAAIRIFALNPKKWDGKWRMLMYTIPEEKRRIRDELRKELIWSGFGSIANGCWISPNNLEKEVHLLIKNYDIQAHVDFFVAEYQGPEKNRTLVEKGWPLQEIAEKHQQFISTYSKKFMEHQSMMDKNLMSDAECFVARTMLVHEYRKFLFFDPGLPKELLPEVWSGNDAAKLFEKYYRLLAQSASRFFEHVFREDNDIREKNEFFID encoded by the coding sequence ATGATATTTACAATTTACGGAGATTATATCCGCCATTACGGAAATAAGATTTGGATTGGCAGCTTAATACATCTGATGAAAGAATTTGGCCATAATGAACAATCAGTACGCGTAGCTGTTTCAAGAATAATGAAGCAGGGGTGGCTTGAATCTGAAAAAGTCGGAAATAAAAGCTATTATTTTTTAACACCCCGCGGTGAAGCAAGAATCGAAGAGGCAGCTATTCGAATTTTCGCATTAAACCCGAAAAAATGGGACGGAAAATGGCGCATGCTCATGTACACGATTCCTGAAGAGAAAAGAAGGATTCGCGACGAACTTAGAAAAGAACTGATTTGGAGCGGGTTTGGAAGTATTGCAAATGGGTGCTGGATTTCACCGAATAACCTTGAAAAGGAAGTTCATTTGCTAATTAAAAATTACGATATTCAAGCTCATGTAGATTTTTTCGTGGCGGAATACCAAGGTCCGGAAAAAAACCGAACCCTTGTTGAAAAAGGATGGCCACTTCAGGAAATTGCAGAAAAACACCAACAATTCATTTCAACGTATAGTAAAAAGTTTATGGAGCATCAATCAATGATGGATAAAAATTTAATGTCGGATGCGGAATGCTTTGTTGCACGAACAATGCTTGTACACGAATACCGTAAATTTCTGTTTTTCGATCCCGGCCTTCCAAAAGAACTTTTACCGGAAGTGTGGAGCGGCAATGATGCAGCTAAGTTGTTTGAGAAATATTATAGGTTACTTGCACAGTCTGCAAGTCGTTTTTTTGAACATGTATTTCGAGAAGATAATGATATTCGGGAAAAAAATGAATTCTTTATTGATTAA
- a CDS encoding amino acid dehydrogenase: MKFVEETAIANKFNLFEQMAEHEQVVFCNDPSTGLRAIIAIHNTTLGPALGGCRMQPYESVDEALEDALRLSKGMSYKCAAADVDFGGGKAVIIGDPKTDKSPELFRAFGQFVDSLGGRFYTGTDMGTTMDDFIHALKETNCIVGVPEAYGGGGDSSIPTAEGVLYGIKATNKVLFGKDDLGGVSYAVQGLGKVGFKVASGLLEAGAKLFVTDINEESLRAIEKYASATPGTVKIVASEDIYSQEADVFIPCAFGGVINDNTINQFKVKAIAGSANNQLLHESHGKKLKEKGILHAPDYIINSGGLIQVADELYGVNHERVLAKTKHIYDAILEVYKLAEADGVCTMESANKMCEKRMESRSKRNGFYTPSVKPKWAIRK, translated from the coding sequence ATGAAGTTTGTAGAAGAAACGGCAATAGCAAATAAGTTTAATCTTTTTGAACAGATGGCTGAACACGAACAAGTCGTATTCTGCAATGATCCGTCTACAGGTTTGCGGGCGATTATTGCTATCCACAATACAACGCTGGGGCCGGCCTTGGGGGGCTGTCGAATGCAACCTTATGAAAGTGTGGATGAAGCTTTGGAAGATGCGCTGCGGCTCTCAAAAGGCATGAGTTATAAATGTGCGGCGGCAGATGTGGATTTCGGCGGGGGGAAAGCGGTAATTATCGGCGACCCTAAAACAGATAAAAGTCCTGAATTATTTCGCGCATTTGGCCAATTCGTCGATTCGCTCGGTGGTAGATTTTACACCGGTACCGATATGGGGACGACGATGGATGATTTCATTCATGCGTTGAAAGAGACGAATTGCATTGTCGGCGTACCGGAGGCGTACGGGGGCGGCGGCGATTCATCAATACCGACCGCAGAAGGCGTTTTATATGGCATTAAAGCCACCAATAAAGTGCTGTTTGGAAAAGATGATTTAGGCGGCGTATCGTACGCTGTTCAAGGCTTGGGGAAAGTAGGGTTTAAAGTTGCATCAGGACTTCTAGAAGCCGGGGCTAAACTATTTGTAACGGATATAAACGAAGAAAGTCTGCGGGCAATAGAAAAATATGCAAGCGCTACACCCGGCACTGTCAAGATTGTCGCGAGTGAAGATATTTATTCGCAAGAAGCGGATGTATTTATCCCTTGCGCATTTGGCGGCGTGATTAATGACAATACAATCAATCAATTCAAAGTCAAAGCAATTGCAGGATCCGCAAATAATCAGCTACTCCATGAAAGTCACGGAAAAAAACTTAAAGAAAAAGGAATTTTACATGCTCCAGATTATATTATAAATTCAGGCGGATTAATCCAGGTGGCGGATGAACTTTATGGTGTAAACCATGAGCGGGTGTTGGCGAAAACAAAACACATCTATGATGCTATTTTAGAAGTATACAAGCTGGCTGAGGCCGACGGGGTATGCACGATGGAATCAGCGAATAAGATGTGCGAAAAGCGGATGGAGTCAAGAAGTAAACGTAACGGTTTTTACACGCCTTCAGTGAAACCTAAATGGGCAATCCGCAAATGA
- a CDS encoding alpha-ketoacid dehydrogenase subunit beta, which produces MAMELKESSYSKQTTKLMTMVQAINDGMRTMLEEDERTLLLGEDIGKNGGVFRATEGLYDVFGESRVIDTPLSEAGIIGTSIGLAVNGFRPVAEIQFLGFIYPAYEQIMTHVSRIRMRTMGHFTVPMVIRAPYGAGIRAPDIHSDSTEALFTHMPGLKVVCPSGPYDAKGLLIAAMEDPDPVLVLENMKSYRAQREDVPVGKYTVEIGKGKRVREGTDITIIAWGAMIAVAEKAAGFMEENGVLCEVIDLRTLYPIDREIIAESVQKTTRAVIVHEAHSTGGLGNDIVSIINDTSFLYLRAPIERVTGFDVPVPLFALEDHYSPTVERVVEGIEKVMEF; this is translated from the coding sequence ATGGCGATGGAACTAAAAGAATCATCATATTCAAAACAGACGACTAAACTAATGACAATGGTTCAAGCAATCAACGACGGTATGAGAACGATGCTTGAAGAAGATGAACGTACCCTTCTATTGGGTGAAGATATCGGTAAAAATGGAGGGGTTTTCCGCGCAACCGAAGGGCTATATGATGTATTCGGTGAAAGTCGTGTAATCGATACGCCGCTATCAGAAGCAGGGATTATTGGCACGTCAATCGGACTTGCAGTGAATGGATTTAGACCTGTTGCTGAAATACAATTTCTTGGATTTATATATCCTGCATATGAACAAATCATGACCCACGTTTCTCGGATAAGAATGCGAACGATGGGTCATTTTACTGTGCCAATGGTCATTCGTGCGCCTTATGGGGCTGGAATAAGAGCGCCAGATATCCATTCGGATAGTACTGAAGCGCTTTTCACGCATATGCCGGGCTTAAAAGTTGTTTGTCCATCAGGGCCATATGACGCGAAAGGGTTATTGATAGCCGCAATGGAAGATCCCGATCCAGTGCTCGTTTTGGAAAATATGAAAAGTTACCGAGCACAACGAGAAGACGTTCCAGTTGGCAAATATACTGTCGAAATTGGAAAAGGAAAGCGAGTGAGAGAAGGAACTGATATTACAATTATTGCTTGGGGAGCAATGATTGCTGTAGCCGAAAAGGCAGCTGGTTTCATGGAGGAAAATGGAGTTCTTTGTGAAGTTATTGACCTTAGAACGCTTTATCCGATAGACCGTGAGATTATTGCCGAGTCCGTTCAAAAAACTACGAGAGCAGTTATTGTACATGAAGCCCATTCAACAGGGGGCCTTGGTAACGATATTGTTTCCATCATTAATGATACATCTTTTCTTTATTTGCGGGCACCGATTGAACGCGTGACAGGTTTCGATGTTCCAGTTCCGCTTTTTGCGTTAGAAGATCACTATTCGCCGACAGTTGAACGAGTAGTTGAAGGTATCGAAAAGGTAATGGAGTTTTAA